From a region of the Streptomyces sp. B21-083 genome:
- a CDS encoding DUF6230 family protein → MASSSDASSSAGSNPEQPGSGNASDGAGATGSTNVSEFFEGAGKGTERRGRVRGRRAAVMAVPATLVAASLAVLTAQGALGVQFAISGMPFTVTATEMNGTGFEQFGALDHMIKDSPNEGDTGGQVLVITTAIKNATITKLCQSVDLGGINLLIKAGGNGTPVSATDLTLDGTEQSGDASFTNIEIGNDASTLSKAGVQGPAGVFSQQADSVRIANLRSTNYATTAAVFKLPGLKLSFSSSGC, encoded by the coding sequence ATGGCTTCGTCCTCGGACGCCTCGTCGTCCGCTGGATCCAACCCCGAGCAGCCAGGAAGCGGTAACGCATCCGATGGCGCCGGGGCCACGGGATCCACCAACGTGTCCGAATTCTTCGAAGGTGCCGGAAAGGGCACCGAACGACGCGGGCGGGTCCGTGGGCGCCGCGCCGCCGTGATGGCGGTGCCGGCCACCCTGGTCGCCGCCTCACTCGCGGTCCTCACCGCGCAGGGCGCCCTGGGCGTCCAGTTCGCCATCTCCGGCATGCCCTTCACGGTCACCGCCACAGAGATGAACGGCACCGGTTTCGAGCAGTTCGGCGCCCTCGACCACATGATCAAGGACAGCCCGAACGAGGGTGACACCGGCGGCCAGGTCCTGGTCATCACCACGGCGATCAAGAACGCGACGATCACCAAGCTGTGCCAGAGCGTCGACCTCGGTGGCATCAACCTGCTGATCAAGGCGGGCGGCAACGGCACTCCGGTGTCCGCGACCGACCTGACGCTCGACGGCACCGAGCAGTCGGGTGACGCGTCCTTCACCAACATCGAGATCGGCAACGACGCCAGCACGCTCAGCAAGGCGGGCGTCCAGGGTCCGGCCGGCGTCTTCAGCCAGCAGGCGGACAGCGTCCGCATCGCCAACCTGCGGTCGACCAACTACGCCACCACCGCAGCCGTGTTCAAGCTGCCCGGGCTGAAGCTCAGCTTCAGCTCGTCGGGTTGCTGA
- a CDS encoding DUF6114 domain-containing protein, with protein sequence MSGVEQEGVGPAFRNWRAHRPFVGGLLLTLGGVEILVTMKVSLKIVVHLGMQGLAGFLLPALMVVVGLLILFNPAQRLFYSIVGIMLTLGTWVTSNLGGFFIGLALGAVGSCMAFGWLPDQEPRVSRSQRRENKKQGKATMESTEAPVADDGQEDGEGSLRGSMRSSTAASPSHLTT encoded by the coding sequence ATGTCCGGCGTCGAGCAAGAGGGGGTGGGGCCCGCCTTCAGAAACTGGCGGGCCCACCGTCCGTTCGTGGGCGGGCTGCTGCTCACCCTGGGCGGGGTGGAGATCCTCGTCACGATGAAGGTCTCCCTGAAAATCGTCGTGCACCTGGGTATGCAGGGCCTGGCAGGCTTTCTGCTGCCGGCGCTGATGGTGGTGGTCGGTCTGTTGATCCTCTTCAACCCCGCGCAACGCCTGTTCTACTCGATCGTCGGCATCATGCTGACGCTGGGCACCTGGGTCACCTCGAACCTCGGTGGCTTCTTCATCGGCCTCGCCCTGGGCGCCGTGGGCAGCTGCATGGCCTTCGGCTGGCTTCCCGACCAGGAACCCCGGGTCAGCCGCAGCCAGCGACGCGAGAACAAGAAGCAGGGCAAGGCCACCATGGAATCCACGGAGGCACCGGTGGCGGACGACGGTCAGGAAGACGGCGAGGGCAGCCTGCGCGGCTCGATGCGCTCCTCGACCGCCGCGTCCCCCTCACACCTGACGACATAG
- a CDS encoding peptidase E — protein sequence MAASEPTILATSGGHRTGGRTTVSFDALVHHAVDLSGVHGRRPRVLYVGTAIGDAEHVTARMGEAARVAGFDLTPLHLFPMPNLDDVEGTVLDQDVVWVMGGSVANLLAVWRVHGLDRIMRRAWESGVALSGVSAGSLCWFRGGTTDSFGPELRPLTDALGFLPYGNGVHYDSDAGRRPLVHRLVADGTLPTTHCTDGGVGLVYRGTELVEAVAELPGRGAYVVRCEGDAAVEERIEPRRLPSPSS from the coding sequence ATGGCCGCTTCCGAACCGACCATCCTCGCGACCTCGGGCGGACACCGCACCGGCGGCCGGACCACGGTGTCGTTCGACGCCCTCGTCCATCACGCCGTGGACCTCTCCGGGGTCCACGGCCGCAGACCACGCGTCCTGTACGTCGGAACGGCGATCGGGGACGCCGAGCACGTCACGGCCAGGATGGGTGAGGCCGCCCGGGTCGCGGGCTTCGACCTCACGCCGCTGCACCTCTTCCCCATGCCCAACCTGGACGACGTCGAGGGCACTGTGCTCGACCAGGACGTCGTCTGGGTCATGGGTGGTTCGGTGGCGAATCTGCTGGCGGTCTGGCGGGTGCACGGCCTCGACCGGATCATGCGGCGCGCCTGGGAGTCAGGCGTGGCGCTCAGCGGGGTGAGTGCGGGCTCCCTCTGCTGGTTCAGAGGGGGCACCACCGATTCCTTCGGCCCCGAACTGAGGCCGCTCACCGACGCGCTGGGTTTCCTCCCGTACGGCAACGGGGTGCACTACGACAGCGACGCGGGCCGCCGCCCGCTGGTCCACCGGCTTGTCGCCGACGGCACCCTGCCCACCACGCACTGCACCGACGGCGGGGTCGGTCTCGTGTACCGAGGGACCGAACTCGTCGAGGCAGTCGCGGAGCTGCCGGGCAGGGGTGCCTATGTCGTCAGGTGTGAGGGGGACGCGGCGGTCGAGGAGCGCATCGAGCCGCGCAGGCTGCCCTCGCCGTCTTCCTGA